In a genomic window of Quercus lobata isolate SW786 chromosome 4, ValleyOak3.0 Primary Assembly, whole genome shotgun sequence:
- the LOC115984894 gene encoding uncharacterized protein LOC115984894 has translation MTAVHIVYQIIADYLSNCKFKSWKFFSGTMESSYYARLRRRMILASKRNRNYPTNIHAPATQRISTDLQLNRGTVLDRQMNMSYWAANRSHLVDANFNNVDALRGEVSVERGSTSFTIVSPSHRIVGHSRDIEDDSFVRSTRQRRHDYNSETTNKNSNIYIHTTLNENGDVTTNVYEDRIPPGSSRMTNTESSEMQSSEATLGESRGTHRKFTEAWNFGPPTHICEHCGAQVWYEERTIKSRKTKNPKFSLCCSNGIVHLPLLKNPLALLAKLLNLNGRKKSFNFRVGIRMYNSLFAFTSLGGKVDKFVNNGTGPYVFRLNGQNYHRIGSLLPIEGEKPTFAQLYICDTDNEIGHRIDAVVKKYKKNEVDPDIVVGL, from the exons ATGACG GCTGTTCATATTGTCTATCAAATTATTGCGGATTATCTATCAAATTGCAAGTTCAAAAGCTGGAAGTTTTTTTCAG GTACTATGGAGTCTTCTTATTATGCACGATTGAGAAGAAGGATGATTCTTGCATCCAAGAGAAATCGCAATTATCCAACCAATATTCATGCCCCTGCAACTCAACGTATTTCTACTGACTTACAGTTGAATAGGGGTACTGTGTTGGATAGGCAAATGAATATGAGTTACTGGGCAGCTAATAGAAGTCATTTAGTAGATGCTAACTTCAACAATGTTGATGCTTTGAGAGGAGAGGTTTCTGTAGAAAGAGGATCTACTTCATTTACGATTGTGTCACCTTCACATCGTATTGTTG GCCATTCAAGAGATATTGAGGATGATTCATTTGTGAGGAGCACTCGACAGAGACGACATGATTATAATAGTGAGACtacaaacaaaaattctaatatCTATATACACACTACTTTAAATGAAAATGGTGATGTCACCACAAATGTATATGAAGACCGAATTCCTCCAG GAAGTTCACGCATGACTAATACTGAGAGTTCAGAAATGCAATCAAGTGAAGCCACTTTAGGGGAATCTAGAGGAACTCATC gtaAATTCACCGAAGCTTGGAACTTTGGCCCTCCTACTCATATATGTGAACATTGTGGAGCACAAGTTTGGTATGAAGAGAGGACTATAAAATCAAGGAAGactaaaaatccaaaatttagtCTATGTTGTTCTAATGGCATTGTCCATCTACCTCTTTTGAAAAATCCACTTGCTTTACTAGCAAAACTACTCAATCTAAATGGTAGGAAAAAGTCGTTCAATTTTCGAGTGGGAATAAGGATGTATAATTCATTGTTTGCTTTTACCTCTTTGGGTGGTAAAGTAGACAAGTTTGTAAACAATGGTACAGGCCCATATGTTTTCCGTCTCAATGGCCAGAATTATCATAGGATTGGGTCACTGCTTCCTATTGAAGGAGAAAAACCTACATTCGCTCAACTCTATATCTGTGATACAGATAATGAAATAGGACATAGAATTGATGCAGTGGTCAAGAAGtataagaaaaatgaagtaGATCCTGATATTGTTGTTGGATTATAG
- the LOC115984893 gene encoding uncharacterized protein LOC115984893, which translates to MQAIHNETGGFFFFIYGHGGTGKTHLYKAILAAVKSQEKIALATATSRIAALLLPGGRTAHSRFHIPINISDESTCEIKQGTQVAELLLKTSVILWDEAPMAHRNCLETLDRSLRDILRIQNPNCANKPFGGKVVVLGGDFRQILPVVKKNRLNNSEYASMMNFSEWILKIGNGEMGKGDGENSITIPADLIIKHTRNPMEDIVRSTYLDLQTKITDHSYLQERAILAPTNEVVEELNDYVVSCLHGEEQTYLSSDSICKASSNIADQDILYTGEFLNTLRFPGLPNHKLKLKLGLPIMLLRNLNQNVDLCNGTRLVITKLGTWVIEAKIITGTNIGAHVFIPRITLSPTESKWPFLLKRQQFPISVCFAMTINKSQGKSLKHVGVYLPNLVFNHGQLYVAVSRVTSRDGLKFLIINNEIKEESNTKNIVYKEVFIGLS; encoded by the exons ATGCAAGCTATCCACAATGAAAccggtggatttttttttttcatctacgGCCATGGTGGAACTGGGAAGACTCATCTTTACAAGGCAATTTTGGCTGCTGTCAAATCCCAAGAAAAAATTGCTCTTGCTACTGCAACATCAAGAATTGCTGCTTTGTTACTTCCTGGAGGTAGAACTGCTCACTCACGATTTCATATACCAATTAATATTTCTGATGAATCTACATGTGAAATTAAACAAGGAACACAAGTAGCTGAACTTTTGTTGAAAACAAGTGTTATTTTATGGGATGAGGCACCTATGGCACATAGAAATTGTTTAGAGACACTTGATCGCTCTCTTCGTGATATTTTACGTATCCAAAATCCTAATTGTGCTAACAAACCATTTGGAGGAAAGGTTGTGGTATTAGGGGGAGATTTTCGACAAATACTACCGGTTGTCAAAAAG AATAGATTAAACAATTCAGAATATGCATCAATGATGAATTTCAGTGAGTGGATTTTGAAGATTGGAAATGGTGAAATGGGCAAAGGAGATGGAGAGAATTCAATTACTATTCCAGCTGACTTAATTATCAAACATACTAGAAATCCAATGGAAGATATTGTAAGAAGCACATATCTTGATTTACAAACGAAAATCACAGATCATAGTTACTTACAAGAGAGAGCTATACTTGCACCAACTAATGAAGTTGTTGAAGAACTTAATGATTATGTAGTATCATGTTTACATGGTGAAGAGCAAACATATTTAAGTTCAGATTCCATATGCAAAGCTTCCTCCAATATTGCTGACCAAGACATTTTGTATACTGGTGAATTCTTGAACACATTAAGATTTCCTGGATTGCCAAATCATAAATTAAAGTTGAAATTAGGCTTGCCTATCATGTTGCTTCGAAATCTAAACCAAAATGTAGATCTTTGCAATGGAACAAGATTAGTTATTACTAAATTGGGTACATGGGTCATAGAAGCAAAGATCATTACCGGTACCAATATTGGAGCACATGTTTTTATTCCAAGAATCACATTGTCTCCAACTGAGTCAAAATGGCCATTCCTCTTGAAGAGACAACAGTTCCCAATTTCAGTATGTTTTGCAATGACAATTAATAAGAGCCAAGGTAAATCTCTGAAACATGTTGGTGTGTATCTCCCAAATCTGGTTTTCAACCATGGACAATTATATGTTGCAGTATCTAGAGTTACGAGCAGAGATGGCCTGAAGTTCCTCATCATCAACAATGAAATCAAAGAAGAGTcgaatacaaaaaatattgtcTACAAAGAAGTATTCATAGGCCTTTCTTAA